ACCTGCGCGGCCGGCGCGTCGCCGACTTCGGTTGCGGCATGATCGGTCAGCTCCAGCTCATGGCCTCTCGCGGTGCCGAGGTGATCGGCATCGACGTCGACGCGATGCTGCGCGTGCTGTACAGCGAGTCCCGAGATCTGGGAGAAATCCGTGGCGACGATGGCCGCCGCGGGCGCACCCGGTTGGCGATCGGGCGCTGGCCGGCCGAGCCGGCGGTGGTGACGGAGGTCGGCGGAGGATTCGATCTCTTCCTGTCCAAGAACACGCTCAAGAACGGCTACCTGCACCCCGCCGAGAAGGTCGATCTGCGCATGCTGGTCGACCTCGGCGTTTCGGACAGCGCGTTCGTCGCAGCACTCGCACGGGTCGTCAAGCCGGGGGGACTCGTGGTGATCTACAACCTGTCACCGGCCCCTGCGCCGCCCGACAAGCCCTACCTACCGTGGGCGGACGGTCGCTGTCCGTTCCCACGCGAGCGTTGGGAGGCGAGCGGCTTCGAGGTGCTGACCTACGACGAGGACGACGGCCCGGCGGCGCGCGCGATGGGACACGCGCTGGGTTGGGACCGGGGCGACGGAGGCATGAAGCTCGAGAGCGACCTGTTCGCCCACGTCAGCGTGTTCCGCCGTCGCTGACGCTCGAGTTCGTGATTCCGCACTCTCCCTTGGCCGCCGCCCAAGCGGGTTCCCGCCATGACTGTTCGACCACCGATCAGCGAGGTCGCGGGGCGAGCTCCTGGTAGCGGTAGGTGGAGTCCAGTTCGCGAGCGAACTCGAGGCCTTCGAGTTCGGTGAGCACGATTTCGGCCGTTGTGTAGATCCGCGTGCCGTCCATCAGGTGGCCGCCGACAGCTGGGCGGCAGCCAGCAGAGCGCATCAAATCAATCGAAGCATCGGGGTCTCCGTCGAGGCGGCAGGTCGGGGAGGTAAGGCTTGCGGCGACGCAACGCGGCGAGCACTATCCCGCGCAACCCGCCGCGATGGGAAGGCGTTGCGTCACGACCGCGCGCGGGCCGGGGGTGCACGATGTGGAGTACCGAGACCTACTGGTTCGACGCGACGCTCGCGACCGGGCTCTTGATGTTGGGGCACCTGTTCTTCGGTCACTTCGAGGCGCACAAGCCGCGCTGGAGGCTGCTGCTCAAGTCGCTGCTCGGCGTCGCCATGGTGCTCGGAATCTCGGCGACTGCCGGGCGCGGATGGACCTATGCGTTCATCGGACTGATCGGCGTGGGCGTGGTGGTGGTGCACGGCTGGTGGTTGCCGAAGCAGGGTGTCAACGGCTGGACCGGCGAGCCGCGCGCTCGCTACTACGAACTGCTGGGACTCGACGAGCAGGGTCGACGGCGTCCGCGTGATGCGTGACGTTCACGGCAGGTGGCCGCAAGAGGGCCGCACATGAAGAGCGCTGCTCGAAGCTCGCTCACCGTGCACGCGAAAGCCGGATGGTTCGTGGTCGGTGCCGGACGCAACGGCGCCGAGTACAGCGTTCTGTTGATCGTGGCGCTGCTGTGCGTGGGCGCGCAGGCCGCGCGGCCCCGCACCTCGCGCCGCTGACGCTGGGGCGGAGGTCAGTGTCAATCGATTGACTTCGCCACGAAGTGCCACGGATGATCGACGCCGCAGATCCTCACTCGCACAGGCCTTTCCCTCAAACCAGAAGACCACCCCATGCGCACACAAACCTGTCTCGTCCTGCTCGCACTTCTTCACCTTGTGGCGACGCCCAAGTCCTTCGCGGCCGAGACACCGAAGTCGAACGAGCAGCGCGTCCGCGACTACGTGTCGGCCTGTAACGAACGAGAGATCGACACCATGTTGGATATGGTGACCGACGACATCCAGTGGCTCAGTATCGCGGGCGACACGATCACCGTCGAAACTCAGGGCAAGACAGAGTTGCGCGAGAGTCTGGCGGCCTATTTCAAATCCACGCCGAGTGCCAGGTCGGAGTTGGAGTGGGTGCGGCCGACTGCGTCCCGCGTGGCCGCGCTCGAGCGAGCCGCGTGGCAGGGTAAGACGGGTCCGAAGTCCCAGGCGGGTCTTTCCGTTTACGAGTTCAGCGGTGGGCTGATTTCCAGAGTCTATTACTACCCTGCCGAGAAGTGAGGGCGCGACCTGACCATGGGCTGCGGCGAACAGGCTCCGCG
The nucleotide sequence above comes from Candidatus Eisenbacteria bacterium. Encoded proteins:
- a CDS encoding nuclear transport factor 2 family protein, with protein sequence MRTQTCLVLLALLHLVATPKSFAAETPKSNEQRVRDYVSACNEREIDTMLDMVTDDIQWLSIAGDTITVETQGKTELRESLAAYFKSTPSARSELEWVRPTASRVAALERAAWQGKTGPKSQAGLSVYEFSGGLISRVYYYPAEK